A region from the Lolium perenne isolate Kyuss_39 chromosome 4, Kyuss_2.0, whole genome shotgun sequence genome encodes:
- the LOC127348004 gene encoding uncharacterized protein, protein MIKDLLRIGSQFIGYREYANRAEEKLAEANERADALAQKLEQSEAARKKAELAASKAKVEADEAKAKAAGVEELQKKLEDATAALDEHKAAQASRDEGILKRLKSQSRRTLTQTNQDFDLDNPVNDPLLDALSLLEFHGREIREGVANANAGLSALFPYFFPKKEEPATFLNLAKMFNASEDLGLKMRQENMKVAVESTVALVADSQQTLDWMKVGDTSQIEQSRWRSLIKAAKPNTKKILAYLGIKPASTPSSSRPEV, encoded by the exons atgatcaaggatcttctccgcatcggttcccaatttattgggtaccgtgaatatgctaatagagccgaag agaaacttgcagaggctaacgaacgcgccgacgcactggctcaaaaacttgagcaaagtgaggcggctcgcaagaaagccgaactcgctgctagcaaagccaaggtcgaagctgatgaagctaaggcgaaagctgctggtgtcgaggaactgcagaagaaacttgaggatgcgacagctgccttggatgagcacaaagctgcacaagcttctcgtgacgaaggaatcctcaagcgtttgaagtcgcaaagtcgacgtactctga cccaaacaaaccaggattttgatctggataatcctgtcaacgatcctctccttgacgcactttctcttctggagtttcacgggcgcgaaattcgtgaaggcgtggcaaatgctaatgcaggattgtcagcgttgttcccttatttcttcccgaagaaagaggaacccgcaactttccttaacctcgccaagatgtttaatgcttcggaagacctgggattgaagatgcgtcaggagaatatgaaggttgctgtcgagagtactgttgccctggttgctgatagccaacagacgcttgattggatgaaggttggcgacaccagtcagatagagcagtcaagatggaggtcgctgatcaaggcggccaagcccaacacgaagaagatcttggcgtatctggggatcaagccagcttcaactcctagctcctcgaggccggaggtctag